The genomic interval TACTATACTTTTGGTCAGAATCAACGAAAGAAATTCAATAGATCGCATACTCACATTTTATATTTCACTAAAGATGAGAATTCATTTACATTCAACAGTGATGAGATAAGAATCCCATCCGCAAGACAGCTTGTCTATAACGATAAACGAGCTCATCCAAAGGGAAAAGTACCCGATGATGTTTGGGAATATTCGAGAGTTTGCGGAACTTTCAAAGAAAGATTAGGAAAGCATCCATGCCAGATGCCTGAAAATTTACTCGAAAGGATTATTAAAGTCAGCTCAAACGAGGGAGATATAGTTTTGGACCCATTCGGTGGAACAGGTACTACAGCAGCGGTTGCTAAGCGACTTAAAAGAAATTACATAACAATGGATATTTCAGAAAAATATGTTGAAGTTATCACGAAACGATTAGTAGGAAAAATAAAAGAAATTAAATGTAAAACCGATGTATTTGAATTTTCTCAATCACTTTCTTTATTCGACGACCGATCTGAATATCCGAAACAAAAACTTGTCACCGCTAAAGCAAAAAAGAAAAAATAATGTTCTATCCATCTTACTCAATTAAATATTTGGAATGAAACAGTGTGGACGATTCTATTTATTTTATCTTTATTCATAAATTTATTTGGTGAAAGCGATTTAACAATCAAAGACCTTCGCGTCTACTCCGTACGAAATGAAATTCTTCCACCAATAATTGTCTATCGCGACCTCGATGTTGATGGAACTGAAAACACTACAAATGATCATATCGTTATTGAGTTTGATATTACAACAAGACTCAAACCGAACCTGCAAATAATTTTTAAATTCTGCGATAGAGATTGGAATCAGTACGATAATATTTTTCTATTAAATACCGGGAGGGATAGATTTTATAATCTCCAATTCAGATCGGCTCCAACTGGAGTGAAGCATTACACATATACTTTCAAGCAAAAATTTCCGGATGAACGAGAGCAAGTAACATTTCCTTTTTCTGGAAAGTGGAGTTTTGTAATTGCTGATTTCAAAGATGAAACAAAAATTTATGGTACTGGGAGGTTCATTGTTGTACACCAAGAATTCCCGATAAAAGTTAGACACTCACGACATGTAATTGACGATAGCCTATTTGAAATAATGCAGTGGAACCGCCGCGATCAAATCGCTGCCGAAGTTACCACTCCTGCATATTATGATGCATTCTATCAAAAAGAAATCGAGATAGTTCAGAATCAAAAGTTTAATTTTCCTTATCGAGTTAACATCGAGAAAATTTCGAAGAACAGCTATTTCGAATTCATTTCGCATGCAACCAAGCGGTTTATTAAACGCGATATTTTTCCAGGTAATGAATATCGTCAATTAGATCTGCTTGACGTTAAAAAATATATGGGCAATAAGCTTCATCAAAATTTCGAGGGCGTTGATGTCACTCGTAAATTTCAACTTGGCGGTCGTGATTTCAATGGCGGTTCGAAAAGGTACAAACAAGATGACGTTTACAACGATTACCTCGAGTTCAATTTTGTGCTAAGCTCACCACAAATTTTTTCAAAAGATCTTTTTCTGATTGGAAGTTTTAATGACTGGATGCCAAGTTATGAAAATAAAATGGAACGCAGCAGTAATTACTATTCGAAGATTTTAACACTCAAACGTGGAGTCTATGACTATCAATATGTATTGGGTGTATGGAATGATTCAACGAAAAAAGCAGAGAAGCTTGATTGGCTGGAACTCGAAGGAAGCGATTGGGGGATAACTAATGTGTATTATGTTTTTGCTTATTATCAAGATCCACTTTATGGCGGCTACGATAGAATAGTCGCATTTAAGGAAATTTATTCAAGATGATTCGGAAAGATCTCTAAGTGTGTAACTTAAAAATTCTTTGCGCTGCTTCGAGCCTTAGCGTCTTAGCGGCTGTTTATCTCGTCCCCATCCATATTTCTATTCATTTCCAATTTAATCTTTCTATACTGACAGGTAACCCTTTTAATAGTCAAGCTGATTTGCCAAAAAGCCGCAAAAACACAAAAAACAAAAAAGATGTTTATTAAATCTGCTTTATGCTGGATAAACTTTTAAATTGTATATATTTATAGAGTTAATTTATGTCGAAAGTAAAAATCGGTGTTGTTGGTGTCGGTCATCTCGGAAAGCTTCATTTAAAATTATTAAAGGAAATTTCAG from Ignavibacteria bacterium carries:
- a CDS encoding DUF5103 domain-containing protein; the encoded protein is MHLTQLNIWNETVWTILFILSLFINLFGESDLTIKDLRVYSVRNEILPPIIVYRDLDVDGTENTTNDHIVIEFDITTRLKPNLQIIFKFCDRDWNQYDNIFLLNTGRDRFYNLQFRSAPTGVKHYTYTFKQKFPDEREQVTFPFSGKWSFVIADFKDETKIYGTGRFIVVHQEFPIKVRHSRHVIDDSLFEIMQWNRRDQIAAEVTTPAYYDAFYQKEIEIVQNQKFNFPYRVNIEKISKNSYFEFISHATKRFIKRDIFPGNEYRQLDLLDVKKYMGNKLHQNFEGVDVTRKFQLGGRDFNGGSKRYKQDDVYNDYLEFNFVLSSPQIFSKDLFLIGSFNDWMPSYENKMERSSNYYSKILTLKRGVYDYQYVLGVWNDSTKKAEKLDWLELEGSDWGITNVYYVFAYYQDPLYGGYDRIVAFKEIYSR
- a CDS encoding site-specific DNA-methyltransferase; translated protein: MIELNKVILGDCIEVMSSLPDSSVDLVFADPPFNIGIKYDNYDDKKNYDHYYSWSEEWIKETYRILKKSGSIYIAIGDEFAAEINLILKRIGFKFRNWIVWYYTFGQNQRKKFNRSHTHILYFTKDENSFTFNSDEIRIPSARQLVYNDKRAHPKGKVPDDVWEYSRVCGTFKERLGKHPCQMPENLLERIIKVSSNEGDIVLDPFGGTGTTAAVAKRLKRNYITMDISEKYVEVITKRLVGKIKEIKCKTDVFEFSQSLSLFDDRSEYPKQKLVTAKAKKKK